Proteins encoded together in one Bactrocera neohumeralis isolate Rockhampton chromosome 4, APGP_CSIRO_Bneo_wtdbg2-racon-allhic-juicebox.fasta_v2, whole genome shotgun sequence window:
- the LOC126757374 gene encoding calcium-transporting ATPase sarcoplasmic/endoplasmic reticulum type isoform X3 produces MEDGHAKTVEQALNFFGTDSERGLTLEQVKANQKKYGPNELPTEEGKTIWQLVLEQFDDLLVKILLLAAIISFVLALFEEHEDTFTAFVEPLVILLILIANAVVGVWQERNAESAIEALKEYEPEMGKVVRQDKSGIQKIRAKEIVPGDIVEVSVGDKIPADIRLTHIYSTTLRIDQSILTGESVSVIKHTDPIPDPRAVNQDKKNILFSGTNVAAGKARGVVIGTGLNTAIGKIRTEMSETEEIKTPLQQKLDEFGEQLSKVISIICVAVWAINIGHFNDPAHGGSWIKGAIYYFKIAVALAVAAIPEGLPAVITTCLALGTRRMAKKNAIVRSLPSVETLGCTSVICSDKTGTLTTNQMSVSRMFIFEKVEGSDSSFLEFELTGSTYEPLGELFLGGQRVKASEYEALQELATICIMCNDSAIDYNEFKQCFEKVGEATETALIVLAEKLNPFSVNKTGLDRRSAAIVVRQEIETKWKKEFTLEFSRDRKSMSSYCTPLKASRLGTGPKLFVKGAPEGVLERCTHARVGTSKVPLTSTLKSKILALTGQYGTGRDTLRCLALAVADSPMRPDEMDLGDSTKFYQYEINLTFVGVVGMLDPPRKEVFDSIVRCRAAGIRVIVITGDNKATAEAICRRIGVFGEDEDTANKSYSGREFDDLSPAEQKAACGRARLFSRVEPQHKSKIVEYLQSMNEISAMTGDGVNDAPALKKAEIGIAMGSGTAVAKSAAEMVLADDNFSSIVSAVEEGRAIYNNMKQFIRYLISSNIGEVVSIFLTAALGLPEALIPVQLLWVNLVTDGLPATALGFNPPDLDIMEKPPRKADEGLISGWLFFRYMAIGGYVGAATVGAAAWWFIFAETGPHLTYWQLTHHLSCTGTGDDFKGVDCKIFSDPHAMTMALSVLVTIEMLNAMNSLSENQSLITMPPWCNMWLIGSMALSFTLHFVILYVEVLSTVFQVTPLSGEEWLTVMKFSIPVVLLDETLKFVARKITDVNPTFH; encoded by the exons ATGGAAGACGGCCACGCTAAAACCGTCGAACAAGCCTTGAACTTTTTTGGCACAGACTCTGAACGCGGACTTACATTGGAACAAGTTAAAgccaatcaaaaaaaatatggtCCAAAtg AGCTGCCTACGGAGGAAG GAAAAACTATTTGGCAACTTGTTTTAGAACAATTTGACGATCTTCTTGTGAAAATTCTGTTATTGGCCGCTATCATTTCTTTT gTCTTAGCTTTATTTGAAGAGCACGAGGATACATTCACAGCATTTGTAGAACCTTTAgttattcttttaattttgatagCAAATGCCGTCGTAGGTGTATGGCAAGAACGAAATGCTGAGTCTGCAATCGAGGCCCTCAAAGAAtatgagccagaaatgggtaaAGTAGTTCGTCAAGATAAATCTGGAATTCAGAAAATTAGAGCGAAGGAAATTGTTCCTGGAGATATAGTTGAAGTATCCGTTGGAGATAAAATTCCTGCTGATATTCGACTAACACATATCTACTCCACTACTTTACGAATCGATCAATCAATTTTGACTGGTGAATCGGTGTCTGTTATAAAACACACAGATCCTATTCCTGATCCACGCGCCGTTAACCAGgataaaaagaatattttattttcgggTACAAATGTGGCAGCTGGTAAAGCTCGAGGCGTGGTCATTGGTACGGGTTTGAATACAGCGATTGGCAAAATTCGCACAGAAATGTCAGAGACAGAGGAAATTAAAACtccattacaacaaaaattggaCGAATTTGGCGAGCAGCTGTCAAAAGTGATTTCTATTATTTGTGTTGCTGTATGGGCAATAAATATTGGTCATTTCAATGATCCCGCTCATGGCGGTTCGTGGATAAAAGGTGCTATATACTACTTCAAGATTGCTGTAGCATTGGctgttgctgctattccagagGGTTTACCAGCTGTAATTACAACTTGTTTGGCTTTGGGAACCCGCCGcatggcaaaaaaaaatgctattgtTCGTTCATTGCCATCTGTAGAAACATTAGGTTGTACATCGGTGATTTGCTCAGATAAGACTGGCACATTAACTACAAACCAAATGTCGGTATCAAgaatgtttattttcgaaaaggtTGAAGGTAGCGACAGTAGTTTCCTCGAGTTTGAACTGACTGGATCAACATATGAACCTTTGGGTGAGCTCTTCTTGGGAGGCCAACGGGTAAAAGCTTCGGAATATGAAGCCCTTCAGGAGTTAGCTACTATTTGTATTATGTGCAATGATTCCGCAATCGATTACAATGAGTTCAAACAATGTTTCGAAAAGGTTGGTGAAGCCACAGAAACGGCTTTAATTGTACTTGCTGAAAAATTGAATCCATTCAGTGTCAATAAGACTGGCCTCGATCGTCGTTCCGCCGCTATTGTTGTGCGTCAAGAAATCGAAACGAAGTGGAAAAAGGAATTCACTCTTGAGTTCTCCCGTGACCGTAAATCAATGTCTTCATACTGTACACCACTGAAAGCATCCCGATTGGGAACTGGTCCAAAATTATTCGTAAAAGGGGCGCCCGAGGGTGTTTTGGAACGTTGTACACATGCACGTGTTGGAACAAGCAAAGTGCCACTGACTTCAACTCTTAAGAGCAAAATTTTGGCTTTGACTGGACAGTATGGTACTGGAAGAGATACTTTGCGTTGTCTTGCTCTAGCTGTAGCGGATAGTCCTATGCGGCCAGATGAAATGGATTTGGGAGATTCCACCAAATTCTatcaatatgaaataaatttaacatttgttgGTGTCGTGGGTATGTTGGATCCTCCACGTAAAGAAGTTTTCGATTCTATTGTACGTTGCCGAGCAGCAGGCATCCGAGTAATTGTAATAACTGGTGATAACAAGGCAACCGCTGAAGCAATTTGCCGTCGCATCGGTGTTTTCGGTGAAGACGAAGACACTGCTAATAAATCATATTCCGGTCGTGAATTTGATGATCTTTCACCCGCAGAGCAAAAAGCGGCTTGTGGCCGAGCCCGGCTCTTTTCTCGCGTAGAGCCAcaacacaaatcaaaaattgttgaatatcTACAAAGCATGAATGAAATTTCTGCTATGACTGGTGATGGTGTCAATGATGCCCCTGCTCTTAAGAAAGCTGAAATTGGCATTGCAATGGGTTCAGGTACTGCTGTAGCTAAATCAGCCGCTGAGATGGTGTTGGCTGATGATAACTTCTCATCCATTGTATCTGCTGTTGAAGAAGGTCGTGCTATTTATAATAACATGAAGCAATTTATTCGTTAccttatttcttcaaatattggcGAGGTTGTGTCTATCTTTTTAACCGCTGCTTTAGGATTACCCGAAGCTTTGATTCCTGTACAACTATTGTGGGTTAATTTG gtAACAGATGGTCTTCCAGCAACTGCTCTCGGATTCAATCCCCCTGACTTGGATATTATGGAGAAACCTCCACGCAAAGCCGACGAAGGTCTTATTTCTGGATGGTTGTTCTTCCg ATACATGGCTATTGGTGGTTATGTTGGTGCTGCCACAGTTGGTGCTGCAGCTTGGTGGTTCATCTTTGCTGAGACAGGCCCTCACTTAACCTACTGGCAACTGACACATCATTTGTCATGTACTGGTACAGGAGATGACTTTAAAGGAGTAGACTGTAAGATATTCAGTGATCCTCATGCAATGACCATGGCTTTATCCGTGCTTGTTACAATTGAAATGCTGAACGCTATGAACAG CCTTTCAGAAAATCAGTCCCTTATTACTATGCCCCCATGGTGCAATATGTGGCTAATTGGTTCAATGGCTCTGTCCTTCACACTTCATTTTGTTATCCTTTATGTGGAAGTCCTTTCT ACCGTTTTCCAAGTAACCCCATTGTCAGGGGAAGAGTGGCTAACTgtgatgaaattttcaattcCTGTAGTTTTATTAGATGAAACGCTGAAATTCGTTGCTAGAAAGATTACTGACG TCAACCCCACGTTCCACTAA
- the LOC126757374 gene encoding calcium-transporting ATPase sarcoplasmic/endoplasmic reticulum type isoform X4, with amino-acid sequence MEDGHAKTVEQALNFFGTDSERGLTLEQVKANQKKYGPNELPTEEGKTIWQLVLEQFDDLLVKILLLAAIISFVLALFEEHEDTFTAFVEPLVILLILIANAVVGVWQERNAESAIEALKEYEPEMGKVVRQDKSGIQKIRAKEIVPGDIVEVSVGDKIPADIRLTHIYSTTLRIDQSILTGESVSVIKHTDPIPDPRAVNQDKKNILFSGTNVAAGKARGVVIGTGLNTAIGKIRTEMSETEEIKTPLQQKLDEFGEQLSKVISIICVAVWAINIGHFNDPAHGGSWIKGAIYYFKIAVALAVAAIPEGLPAVITTCLALGTRRMAKKNAIVRSLPSVETLGCTSVICSDKTGTLTTNQMSVSRMFIFEKVEGSDSSFLEFELTGSTYEPLGELFLGGQRVKASEYEALQELATICIMCNDSAIDYNEFKQCFEKVGEATETALIVLAEKLNPFSVNKTGLDRRSAAIVVRQEIETKWKKEFTLEFSRDRKSMSSYCTPLKASRLGTGPKLFVKGAPEGVLERCTHARVGTSKVPLTSTLKSKILALTGQYGTGRDTLRCLALAVADSPMRPDEMDLGDSTKFYQYEINLTFVGVVGMLDPPRKEVFDSIVRCRAAGIRVIVITGDNKATAEAICRRIGVFGEDEDTANKSYSGREFDDLSPAEQKAACGRARLFSRVEPQHKSKIVEYLQSMNEISAMTGDGVNDAPALKKAEIGIAMGSGTAVAKSAAEMVLADDNFSSIVSAVEEGRAIYNNMKQFIRYLISSNIGEVVSIFLTAALGLPEALIPVQLLWVNLVTDGLPATALGFNPPDLDIMEKPPRKADEGLISGWLFFRYMAIGGYVGAATVGAAAWWFIFAETGPHLTYWQLTHHLSCTGTGDDFKGVDCKIFSDPHAMTMALSVLVTIEMLNAMNSLSENQSLITMPPWCNMWLIGSMALSFTLHFVILYVEVLSTVFQVTPLSGEEWLTVMKFSIPVVLLDETLKFVARKITDALRC; translated from the exons ATGGAAGACGGCCACGCTAAAACCGTCGAACAAGCCTTGAACTTTTTTGGCACAGACTCTGAACGCGGACTTACATTGGAACAAGTTAAAgccaatcaaaaaaaatatggtCCAAAtg AGCTGCCTACGGAGGAAG GAAAAACTATTTGGCAACTTGTTTTAGAACAATTTGACGATCTTCTTGTGAAAATTCTGTTATTGGCCGCTATCATTTCTTTT gTCTTAGCTTTATTTGAAGAGCACGAGGATACATTCACAGCATTTGTAGAACCTTTAgttattcttttaattttgatagCAAATGCCGTCGTAGGTGTATGGCAAGAACGAAATGCTGAGTCTGCAATCGAGGCCCTCAAAGAAtatgagccagaaatgggtaaAGTAGTTCGTCAAGATAAATCTGGAATTCAGAAAATTAGAGCGAAGGAAATTGTTCCTGGAGATATAGTTGAAGTATCCGTTGGAGATAAAATTCCTGCTGATATTCGACTAACACATATCTACTCCACTACTTTACGAATCGATCAATCAATTTTGACTGGTGAATCGGTGTCTGTTATAAAACACACAGATCCTATTCCTGATCCACGCGCCGTTAACCAGgataaaaagaatattttattttcgggTACAAATGTGGCAGCTGGTAAAGCTCGAGGCGTGGTCATTGGTACGGGTTTGAATACAGCGATTGGCAAAATTCGCACAGAAATGTCAGAGACAGAGGAAATTAAAACtccattacaacaaaaattggaCGAATTTGGCGAGCAGCTGTCAAAAGTGATTTCTATTATTTGTGTTGCTGTATGGGCAATAAATATTGGTCATTTCAATGATCCCGCTCATGGCGGTTCGTGGATAAAAGGTGCTATATACTACTTCAAGATTGCTGTAGCATTGGctgttgctgctattccagagGGTTTACCAGCTGTAATTACAACTTGTTTGGCTTTGGGAACCCGCCGcatggcaaaaaaaaatgctattgtTCGTTCATTGCCATCTGTAGAAACATTAGGTTGTACATCGGTGATTTGCTCAGATAAGACTGGCACATTAACTACAAACCAAATGTCGGTATCAAgaatgtttattttcgaaaaggtTGAAGGTAGCGACAGTAGTTTCCTCGAGTTTGAACTGACTGGATCAACATATGAACCTTTGGGTGAGCTCTTCTTGGGAGGCCAACGGGTAAAAGCTTCGGAATATGAAGCCCTTCAGGAGTTAGCTACTATTTGTATTATGTGCAATGATTCCGCAATCGATTACAATGAGTTCAAACAATGTTTCGAAAAGGTTGGTGAAGCCACAGAAACGGCTTTAATTGTACTTGCTGAAAAATTGAATCCATTCAGTGTCAATAAGACTGGCCTCGATCGTCGTTCCGCCGCTATTGTTGTGCGTCAAGAAATCGAAACGAAGTGGAAAAAGGAATTCACTCTTGAGTTCTCCCGTGACCGTAAATCAATGTCTTCATACTGTACACCACTGAAAGCATCCCGATTGGGAACTGGTCCAAAATTATTCGTAAAAGGGGCGCCCGAGGGTGTTTTGGAACGTTGTACACATGCACGTGTTGGAACAAGCAAAGTGCCACTGACTTCAACTCTTAAGAGCAAAATTTTGGCTTTGACTGGACAGTATGGTACTGGAAGAGATACTTTGCGTTGTCTTGCTCTAGCTGTAGCGGATAGTCCTATGCGGCCAGATGAAATGGATTTGGGAGATTCCACCAAATTCTatcaatatgaaataaatttaacatttgttgGTGTCGTGGGTATGTTGGATCCTCCACGTAAAGAAGTTTTCGATTCTATTGTACGTTGCCGAGCAGCAGGCATCCGAGTAATTGTAATAACTGGTGATAACAAGGCAACCGCTGAAGCAATTTGCCGTCGCATCGGTGTTTTCGGTGAAGACGAAGACACTGCTAATAAATCATATTCCGGTCGTGAATTTGATGATCTTTCACCCGCAGAGCAAAAAGCGGCTTGTGGCCGAGCCCGGCTCTTTTCTCGCGTAGAGCCAcaacacaaatcaaaaattgttgaatatcTACAAAGCATGAATGAAATTTCTGCTATGACTGGTGATGGTGTCAATGATGCCCCTGCTCTTAAGAAAGCTGAAATTGGCATTGCAATGGGTTCAGGTACTGCTGTAGCTAAATCAGCCGCTGAGATGGTGTTGGCTGATGATAACTTCTCATCCATTGTATCTGCTGTTGAAGAAGGTCGTGCTATTTATAATAACATGAAGCAATTTATTCGTTAccttatttcttcaaatattggcGAGGTTGTGTCTATCTTTTTAACCGCTGCTTTAGGATTACCCGAAGCTTTGATTCCTGTACAACTATTGTGGGTTAATTTG gtAACAGATGGTCTTCCAGCAACTGCTCTCGGATTCAATCCCCCTGACTTGGATATTATGGAGAAACCTCCACGCAAAGCCGACGAAGGTCTTATTTCTGGATGGTTGTTCTTCCg ATACATGGCTATTGGTGGTTATGTTGGTGCTGCCACAGTTGGTGCTGCAGCTTGGTGGTTCATCTTTGCTGAGACAGGCCCTCACTTAACCTACTGGCAACTGACACATCATTTGTCATGTACTGGTACAGGAGATGACTTTAAAGGAGTAGACTGTAAGATATTCAGTGATCCTCATGCAATGACCATGGCTTTATCCGTGCTTGTTACAATTGAAATGCTGAACGCTATGAACAG CCTTTCAGAAAATCAGTCCCTTATTACTATGCCCCCATGGTGCAATATGTGGCTAATTGGTTCAATGGCTCTGTCCTTCACACTTCATTTTGTTATCCTTTATGTGGAAGTCCTTTCT ACCGTTTTCCAAGTAACCCCATTGTCAGGGGAAGAGTGGCTAACTgtgatgaaattttcaattcCTGTAGTTTTATTAGATGAAACGCTGAAATTCGTTGCTAGAAAGATTACTGACG CATTACGCTGCTGA
- the LOC126757374 gene encoding calcium-transporting ATPase sarcoplasmic/endoplasmic reticulum type isoform X2, with product MEDGHAKTVEQALNFFGTDSERGLTLEQVKANQKKYGPNELPTEEGKTIWQLVLEQFDDLLVKILLLAAIISFVLALFEEHEDTFTAFVEPLVILLILIANAVVGVWQERNAESAIEALKEYEPEMGKVVRQDKSGIQKIRAKEIVPGDIVEVSVGDKIPADIRLTHIYSTTLRIDQSILTGESVSVIKHTDPIPDPRAVNQDKKNILFSGTNVAAGKARGVVIGTGLNTAIGKIRTEMSETEEIKTPLQQKLDEFGEQLSKVISIICVAVWAINIGHFNDPAHGGSWIKGAIYYFKIAVALAVAAIPEGLPAVITTCLALGTRRMAKKNAIVRSLPSVETLGCTSVICSDKTGTLTTNQMSVSRMFIFEKVEGSDSSFLEFELTGSTYEPLGELFLGGQRVKASEYEALQELATICIMCNDSAIDYNEFKQCFEKVGEATETALIVLAEKLNPFSVNKTGLDRRSAAIVVRQEIETKWKKEFTLEFSRDRKSMSSYCTPLKASRLGTGPKLFVKGAPEGVLERCTHARVGTSKVPLTSTLKSKILALTGQYGTGRDTLRCLALAVADSPMRPDEMDLGDSTKFYQYEINLTFVGVVGMLDPPRKEVFDSIVRCRAAGIRVIVITGDNKATAEAICRRIGVFGEDEDTANKSYSGREFDDLSPAEQKAACGRARLFSRVEPQHKSKIVEYLQSMNEISAMTGDGVNDAPALKKAEIGIAMGSGTAVAKSAAEMVLADDNFSSIVSAVEEGRAIYNNMKQFIRYLISSNIGEVVSIFLTAALGLPEALIPVQLLWVNLVTDGLPATALGFNPPDLDIMEKPPRKADEGLISGWLFFRYMAIGGYVGAATVGAAAWWFIFAETGPHLTYWQLTHHLSCTGTGDDFKGVDCKIFSDPHAMTMALSVLVTIEMLNAMNSLSENQSLITMPPWCNMWLIGSMALSFTLHFVILYVEVLSTVFQVTPLSGEEWLTVMKFSIPVVLLDETLKFVARKITDVPDVIIDKW from the exons ATGGAAGACGGCCACGCTAAAACCGTCGAACAAGCCTTGAACTTTTTTGGCACAGACTCTGAACGCGGACTTACATTGGAACAAGTTAAAgccaatcaaaaaaaatatggtCCAAAtg AGCTGCCTACGGAGGAAG GAAAAACTATTTGGCAACTTGTTTTAGAACAATTTGACGATCTTCTTGTGAAAATTCTGTTATTGGCCGCTATCATTTCTTTT gTCTTAGCTTTATTTGAAGAGCACGAGGATACATTCACAGCATTTGTAGAACCTTTAgttattcttttaattttgatagCAAATGCCGTCGTAGGTGTATGGCAAGAACGAAATGCTGAGTCTGCAATCGAGGCCCTCAAAGAAtatgagccagaaatgggtaaAGTAGTTCGTCAAGATAAATCTGGAATTCAGAAAATTAGAGCGAAGGAAATTGTTCCTGGAGATATAGTTGAAGTATCCGTTGGAGATAAAATTCCTGCTGATATTCGACTAACACATATCTACTCCACTACTTTACGAATCGATCAATCAATTTTGACTGGTGAATCGGTGTCTGTTATAAAACACACAGATCCTATTCCTGATCCACGCGCCGTTAACCAGgataaaaagaatattttattttcgggTACAAATGTGGCAGCTGGTAAAGCTCGAGGCGTGGTCATTGGTACGGGTTTGAATACAGCGATTGGCAAAATTCGCACAGAAATGTCAGAGACAGAGGAAATTAAAACtccattacaacaaaaattggaCGAATTTGGCGAGCAGCTGTCAAAAGTGATTTCTATTATTTGTGTTGCTGTATGGGCAATAAATATTGGTCATTTCAATGATCCCGCTCATGGCGGTTCGTGGATAAAAGGTGCTATATACTACTTCAAGATTGCTGTAGCATTGGctgttgctgctattccagagGGTTTACCAGCTGTAATTACAACTTGTTTGGCTTTGGGAACCCGCCGcatggcaaaaaaaaatgctattgtTCGTTCATTGCCATCTGTAGAAACATTAGGTTGTACATCGGTGATTTGCTCAGATAAGACTGGCACATTAACTACAAACCAAATGTCGGTATCAAgaatgtttattttcgaaaaggtTGAAGGTAGCGACAGTAGTTTCCTCGAGTTTGAACTGACTGGATCAACATATGAACCTTTGGGTGAGCTCTTCTTGGGAGGCCAACGGGTAAAAGCTTCGGAATATGAAGCCCTTCAGGAGTTAGCTACTATTTGTATTATGTGCAATGATTCCGCAATCGATTACAATGAGTTCAAACAATGTTTCGAAAAGGTTGGTGAAGCCACAGAAACGGCTTTAATTGTACTTGCTGAAAAATTGAATCCATTCAGTGTCAATAAGACTGGCCTCGATCGTCGTTCCGCCGCTATTGTTGTGCGTCAAGAAATCGAAACGAAGTGGAAAAAGGAATTCACTCTTGAGTTCTCCCGTGACCGTAAATCAATGTCTTCATACTGTACACCACTGAAAGCATCCCGATTGGGAACTGGTCCAAAATTATTCGTAAAAGGGGCGCCCGAGGGTGTTTTGGAACGTTGTACACATGCACGTGTTGGAACAAGCAAAGTGCCACTGACTTCAACTCTTAAGAGCAAAATTTTGGCTTTGACTGGACAGTATGGTACTGGAAGAGATACTTTGCGTTGTCTTGCTCTAGCTGTAGCGGATAGTCCTATGCGGCCAGATGAAATGGATTTGGGAGATTCCACCAAATTCTatcaatatgaaataaatttaacatttgttgGTGTCGTGGGTATGTTGGATCCTCCACGTAAAGAAGTTTTCGATTCTATTGTACGTTGCCGAGCAGCAGGCATCCGAGTAATTGTAATAACTGGTGATAACAAGGCAACCGCTGAAGCAATTTGCCGTCGCATCGGTGTTTTCGGTGAAGACGAAGACACTGCTAATAAATCATATTCCGGTCGTGAATTTGATGATCTTTCACCCGCAGAGCAAAAAGCGGCTTGTGGCCGAGCCCGGCTCTTTTCTCGCGTAGAGCCAcaacacaaatcaaaaattgttgaatatcTACAAAGCATGAATGAAATTTCTGCTATGACTGGTGATGGTGTCAATGATGCCCCTGCTCTTAAGAAAGCTGAAATTGGCATTGCAATGGGTTCAGGTACTGCTGTAGCTAAATCAGCCGCTGAGATGGTGTTGGCTGATGATAACTTCTCATCCATTGTATCTGCTGTTGAAGAAGGTCGTGCTATTTATAATAACATGAAGCAATTTATTCGTTAccttatttcttcaaatattggcGAGGTTGTGTCTATCTTTTTAACCGCTGCTTTAGGATTACCCGAAGCTTTGATTCCTGTACAACTATTGTGGGTTAATTTG gtAACAGATGGTCTTCCAGCAACTGCTCTCGGATTCAATCCCCCTGACTTGGATATTATGGAGAAACCTCCACGCAAAGCCGACGAAGGTCTTATTTCTGGATGGTTGTTCTTCCg ATACATGGCTATTGGTGGTTATGTTGGTGCTGCCACAGTTGGTGCTGCAGCTTGGTGGTTCATCTTTGCTGAGACAGGCCCTCACTTAACCTACTGGCAACTGACACATCATTTGTCATGTACTGGTACAGGAGATGACTTTAAAGGAGTAGACTGTAAGATATTCAGTGATCCTCATGCAATGACCATGGCTTTATCCGTGCTTGTTACAATTGAAATGCTGAACGCTATGAACAG CCTTTCAGAAAATCAGTCCCTTATTACTATGCCCCCATGGTGCAATATGTGGCTAATTGGTTCAATGGCTCTGTCCTTCACACTTCATTTTGTTATCCTTTATGTGGAAGTCCTTTCT ACCGTTTTCCAAGTAACCCCATTGTCAGGGGAAGAGTGGCTAACTgtgatgaaattttcaattcCTGTAGTTTTATTAGATGAAACGCTGAAATTCGTTGCTAGAAAGATTACTGACG ttcCTGACGTCATTATCGATAAATGGTAA